In one window of Eleutherodactylus coqui strain aEleCoq1 chromosome 10, aEleCoq1.hap1, whole genome shotgun sequence DNA:
- the SPACA4 gene encoding sperm acrosome membrane-associated protein 4: MKVQGILIASLLLLSCHIGQALECYSCDYGTCLLPSKTSCGLLQVCGTETATTSNIGLKKKGCLNPTDCLTDSSVTYLGLTVTTTRSCCLTNLCNSATAPKVSVITGLATILALVVAKLF, encoded by the exons atgaaGGTGCAAGGAATCCtcatagccagcctcctgctgctgaGCTGCCACATAG GACAAGCACTTGAGTGCTATTCCTGTGATTATGGAACCTGTTTGCTTCCCTCAAAGACATCATGCGGTCTTTTACAAGTTTGTGGGACTGAGACCGCAACAACAA GCAACATTGGCTTGAAGAAGAAAGGATGTCTAAACCCTACAGACTGCCTAACCGACTCATCTGTCACCTATTTGGGTTTGACTGTGACTACCACACGTTCCTGTTGTCTTACCAACCTATGTAATTCAGCGACTGCCCCCAAAGTCTCTGTGATCACTGGATTGGCCACCATACTGGCTCTGGTAGTTGCCAAACTGTTCTAA